A portion of the Clostridia bacterium genome contains these proteins:
- a CDS encoding TRAP transporter substrate-binding protein produces MVKRRLYGRMAGFLLLIGLLVLAGVAAGCSSGGGQQGSEVVELKLAHFFPSVHPVETELLQPWAKAIEEATGGRVRITTYPGETLAKATDIYAGVVDGIADIGLSCFSYTRGRFPVLEAFELPGIIYKNSKVASQVAWEGIQELNPQEVQDTKLFMVFATGSGDLFTKKPVRNLDDLQGMLIRATGLSAKTLQALGAVPEAMAQSEAYEALAKGVVHGNMGPMEILQGWKIAEVTDYITKTPFLYNTLFFITMNLDKWNSLPQDVQEAILKVNEEYFNNVAVGLWDWQNEQAFEYAVGEMGMEVIELSAEETERWIKQVEGIQNEYLANTREQGLPGDKALELVKTLAAKYNQEF; encoded by the coding sequence ATGGTAAAGAGAAGGTTGTACGGTAGGATGGCAGGTTTTTTATTGCTCATCGGTTTATTGGTACTGGCAGGAGTGGCGGCGGGCTGCTCCTCCGGGGGAGGACAGCAGGGCAGTGAGGTAGTGGAGCTGAAGCTGGCTCATTTCTTCCCCAGCGTGCACCCGGTAGAAACGGAACTGCTGCAGCCCTGGGCCAAGGCCATTGAAGAGGCCACCGGGGGACGGGTGCGGATCACCACTTATCCCGGGGAAACCCTGGCCAAAGCCACGGATATTTATGCCGGCGTGGTAGACGGTATTGCCGATATCGGTTTATCTTGCTTTTCCTATACCAGGGGACGGTTCCCGGTGTTGGAAGCTTTTGAATTGCCCGGAATCATCTACAAGAATTCCAAAGTAGCCAGCCAAGTGGCCTGGGAAGGGATTCAGGAACTGAACCCCCAGGAAGTGCAGGATACCAAACTGTTCATGGTGTTTGCCACCGGTTCCGGGGATTTGTTCACCAAGAAGCCGGTGCGGAATTTGGATGACCTGCAGGGCATGTTGATTAGAGCCACCGGGCTGAGCGCCAAGACACTGCAGGCGTTAGGGGCGGTGCCGGAAGCCATGGCCCAGTCGGAAGCTTACGAGGCGTTGGCAAAAGGGGTTGTCCACGGTAACATGGGGCCCATGGAAATCCTGCAAGGATGGAAAATTGCTGAAGTGACCGATTATATTACGAAAACTCCTTTTCTTTACAATACTCTGTTCTTCATCACCATGAATTTAGACAAATGGAACTCCCTCCCGCAGGATGTGCAGGAAGCAATCCTGAAAGTGAATGAGGAGTATTTCAATAATGTCGCCGTAGGATTGTGGGATTGGCAAAACGAGCAAGCTTTTGAATACGCCGTCGGTGAGATGGGGATGGAAGTCATTGAGCTCAGTGCTGAGGAAACGGAGCGCTGGATTAAACAAGTGGAAGGGATTCAGAACGAGTATCTGGCCAATACGCGGGAGCAGGGATTGCCGGGCGACAAAGCTTTAGAGCTAGTCAAGACTTTGGCAGCAAAATACAACCAGGAATTTTAA
- a CDS encoding TRAP transporter small permease, with product MKQASERTVRYDTSVSWPKWLTGTPLASLVMSTSKLLDRIAGLAVTAAMLLVVANVIMRTLFNKPILGALEYVSMLFAVAVGFSLALCAAHNGHIAIDLLVERLHPRVRLLVDAVIRLVTIIFLGACTWGLVLYARTTAASGLVSPTTQTPVHPFIGLVALGFFLFSLVQVLKLVQGLGKGGRGDE from the coding sequence ATGAAACAAGCATCGGAAAGAACCGTTCGTTATGATACTTCCGTCAGTTGGCCAAAATGGTTAACGGGAACTCCTTTGGCAAGCTTGGTCATGAGTACCAGCAAACTGCTGGACCGGATTGCCGGGCTGGCGGTCACCGCGGCCATGCTGCTGGTGGTGGCCAATGTGATCATGCGTACCTTGTTCAATAAGCCGATTCTAGGTGCTTTGGAGTACGTCAGCATGTTGTTTGCCGTGGCCGTTGGATTCTCCCTGGCCTTGTGTGCCGCCCACAACGGCCACATTGCCATTGACCTGTTGGTGGAACGGCTGCACCCAAGGGTCAGGTTACTGGTTGATGCTGTCATCCGCCTGGTGACCATCATCTTCTTGGGCGCCTGTACCTGGGGCCTGGTCCTGTATGCCAGGACCACCGCCGCCAGCGGTTTGGTTTCGCCTACCACCCAGACCCCTGTTCATCCCTTTATCGGTCTGGTGGCCTTGGGCTTCTTCCTTTTTTCCCTGGTGCAGGTGCTAAAGCTGGTGCAGGGCCTGGGCAAAGGCGGTCGTGGGGATGAGTGA
- a CDS encoding TRAP transporter large permease, whose product MSEFAIGCMGIIALLVLMGLRMPIALAMALVGFAGFSILTSPQAALRMLATEIYANFSSATLSVIVMFIWMGFLAYYSGIGTQLYQFAYKLMGHLPGGLAMATQGACAIFGAICGSNTATAATIGAIALPEMKKYNYDASLATAGVAAGGVLGVLIPPSVILLIYGTATEQSIGKLFMAGVLPGLLLALLYMLVVYILALRNPGIAPPGPKASWQERLSSLKGGLWEVVCVFCLSIGGLFAGWFSPTEAGAVGAGGVLLVSLVGRKLDWKGFEKSLLDTTRTTAMIMLLVAGAVVFGRFMAVSRVPFEFANWASSLSWPPFAIMGIVLVIYFILGCFIDSLALVLLTIPIFYPVVVDTLGYDPIWFGVMIVMVVAMGVITPPVGMNVYVIKGVAPEVSLETIFRGIWPFLLAIVACIVILMIFPPLATYLPSLMGS is encoded by the coding sequence ATGAGTGAGTTTGCCATCGGTTGTATGGGCATCATTGCTTTGCTGGTTCTCATGGGTTTGCGCATGCCCATCGCCCTGGCCATGGCGCTGGTGGGTTTTGCCGGTTTCAGCATCTTGACCAGCCCGCAAGCCGCCCTGCGCATGCTGGCGACGGAGATCTATGCCAATTTCTCGTCCGCCACTCTAAGCGTCATCGTCATGTTTATTTGGATGGGTTTTCTCGCCTATTATTCCGGCATCGGCACCCAGCTGTATCAATTTGCCTATAAGCTCATGGGCCATTTGCCGGGTGGGCTGGCCATGGCCACCCAAGGGGCCTGTGCCATTTTCGGGGCCATTTGCGGGTCCAATACGGCGACGGCGGCTACCATTGGCGCCATTGCCCTGCCGGAAATGAAAAAATATAACTATGATGCTTCCTTGGCCACGGCCGGCGTGGCGGCGGGCGGTGTCTTAGGGGTTCTCATTCCCCCCAGCGTCATCTTGCTGATATACGGCACTGCCACGGAGCAATCCATCGGCAAGCTGTTCATGGCAGGAGTGCTCCCGGGCTTGCTGCTGGCGCTGCTGTACATGCTGGTGGTCTACATCCTGGCTCTGCGCAATCCCGGCATTGCCCCGCCCGGGCCCAAGGCTAGCTGGCAAGAGAGACTGTCCTCATTAAAGGGCGGTCTATGGGAAGTAGTCTGTGTCTTTTGCTTATCCATCGGCGGGCTGTTTGCCGGTTGGTTCAGTCCTACGGAAGCAGGTGCGGTGGGAGCCGGCGGAGTACTGTTGGTGTCTTTGGTCGGCAGGAAGCTCGATTGGAAAGGTTTTGAAAAATCCCTGCTGGATACCACCAGGACGACAGCCATGATCATGCTTCTAGTGGCCGGAGCCGTTGTTTTCGGGCGCTTCATGGCCGTAAGCCGGGTGCCTTTCGAGTTTGCTAACTGGGCCAGTTCCCTGTCCTGGCCGCCCTTTGCCATCATGGGGATTGTGCTGGTGATTTACTTTATCCTTGGCTGCTTTATTGATTCCCTGGCCCTGGTGCTGTTGACCATCCCCATTTTTTACCCGGTGGTGGTCGATACCCTTGGCTATGACCCGATTTGGTTTGGGGTCATGATCGTGATGGTAGTGGCCATGGGAGTAATTACACCTCCGGTGGGCATGAATGTTTACGTGATCAAAGGAGTAGCGCCGGAGGTCAGCCTGGAAACGATTTTTAGAGGCATTTGGCCGTTCCTCTTGGCAATTGTGGCCTGTATTGTGATCTTGATGATTTTCCCTCCTTTGGCTACCTATCTACCAAGCCTGATGGGATCATAA
- a CDS encoding N-acetyl-gamma-glutamyl-phosphate reductase has product MIKASIIGATGYTGVELVRILSCHPEVQLTVLTSQSYVGENMADIYPSLKGKVDLACAEQDIPQVISASDVVFVALPHGHSVPVVQEAVRQGKKVIDLGADFRFRRAEVYEQWYQVRHEAPELAAAAVYGLPELYRRDIKEAALVANPGCYPTCSILALAPALTGGFIEPETIIIDAKSGLSGAGRKATLTTHFGEVNENVNPYGVAGHRHTPEIEQELAVLAGVDVRVSFTPHLMPMTRGILATCYAAVKPGVTEKEVREAYEQFYEGEAFVHVLPPGAWPHTKWVYGSNRCLVNLTVDKRTNRLIACAVIDNLVKGASGQAVQNMNLLFGLPETMALDFNGIYP; this is encoded by the coding sequence ATGATTAAAGCGAGCATTATCGGCGCCACGGGCTATACCGGGGTGGAACTGGTCAGGATCCTGTCCTGCCATCCGGAAGTGCAGCTTACGGTGCTGACTTCCCAAAGCTACGTTGGGGAAAACATGGCTGACATCTATCCCAGCCTGAAGGGTAAAGTGGATTTAGCCTGCGCGGAGCAGGATATCCCGCAGGTCATCTCCGCCAGCGACGTGGTTTTTGTGGCTTTGCCCCATGGGCATTCAGTGCCGGTGGTGCAGGAAGCGGTCCGGCAGGGTAAGAAGGTAATTGATTTAGGGGCGGATTTCCGTTTCCGCCGGGCGGAGGTCTATGAACAGTGGTATCAAGTCCGGCACGAAGCACCGGAACTGGCGGCTGCTGCCGTCTACGGGCTGCCGGAACTATACCGCAGGGACATCAAGGAAGCTGCCCTGGTAGCCAATCCGGGCTGTTACCCTACCTGCAGCATTTTAGCTCTGGCTCCGGCGCTGACAGGGGGATTCATTGAACCTGAAACCATTATTATCGACGCTAAATCGGGCCTGTCCGGAGCGGGCCGGAAAGCCACTTTGACCACCCATTTTGGGGAGGTCAACGAGAATGTGAATCCTTATGGAGTGGCCGGCCACCGTCACACTCCGGAAATCGAGCAGGAATTGGCGGTCCTGGCCGGGGTTGATGTCCGGGTGTCCTTCACGCCCCATTTGATGCCTATGACGCGGGGTATTCTGGCTACTTGTTACGCCGCCGTCAAACCCGGTGTCACGGAAAAAGAGGTGCGGGAGGCATATGAGCAGTTCTACGAGGGGGAAGCTTTTGTCCATGTGCTGCCGCCGGGGGCCTGGCCTCATACTAAATGGGTATACGGGTCCAACCGCTGCCTGGTGAACCTGACCGTAGACAAAAGGACTAATCGTTTAATCGCCTGCGCCGTGATCGATAACCTGGTCAAGGGTGCCTCCGGGCAAGCGGTGCAGAATATGAACTTGCTTTTTGGTTTACCTGAAACCATGGCCTTGGACTTCAATGGAATATATCCGTAA
- the argJ gene encoding bifunctional glutamate N-acetyltransferase/amino-acid acetyltransferase ArgJ — MCAWQVIEGGVTEPQGFTAAGVSAGIKESGKKDMALIYAGKPCSAAGVFTQNLVKAAPVLLDMEHLKKTKGIAQAIIVNSGNANACTGGQGMQDARAMAQLTAAKLGIEPETVLVSSTGVIGQLLPMEKVEAGVALAAASLSKAGSRDAAEAIMTTDTKPKEIAVKFTLQGKEVTIGAMAKGAGMIHPNMATMLCFITTDAVIEPAALKQALQTAVDATFNMLTVDGDTSTNDTVLILASGLAGHEELTEGSDGYADFVDALTYACGDLARKIAADGEGATKLLEVEVRNAPSLRDARLVAKAVASSNLVKTALFGEDANWGRILCAAGYSGAQFDPYKVDIYLKSRAGQLQTAAQGAGIPFDEEQAALILKEKEITFILDLHGGEAGATAYTCDFSYDYVRINADYRT, encoded by the coding sequence ATGTGCGCTTGGCAAGTGATTGAAGGAGGGGTGACGGAACCCCAAGGCTTTACCGCTGCGGGCGTCAGTGCCGGTATTAAGGAAAGCGGCAAGAAAGACATGGCTTTGATCTATGCCGGAAAACCCTGCAGCGCCGCCGGGGTGTTCACCCAAAACCTGGTGAAAGCAGCGCCGGTGCTGCTGGATATGGAACACTTGAAGAAAACCAAGGGGATAGCCCAGGCGATCATTGTCAACAGCGGCAATGCCAATGCCTGCACCGGGGGACAAGGCATGCAGGATGCCCGGGCCATGGCCCAGCTGACCGCGGCAAAGTTGGGGATTGAGCCGGAGACAGTGCTGGTGTCCTCCACCGGGGTCATCGGACAGCTTCTGCCCATGGAGAAGGTCGAGGCGGGTGTTGCGCTGGCAGCGGCCTCCCTTTCCAAGGCCGGCAGCCGCGATGCGGCGGAGGCTATTATGACCACCGACACCAAGCCGAAGGAAATAGCCGTCAAATTTACCCTGCAGGGCAAGGAAGTGACCATCGGGGCGATGGCCAAAGGGGCCGGGATGATTCATCCCAATATGGCTACCATGCTCTGCTTTATTACCACCGATGCGGTGATTGAACCGGCAGCTTTAAAGCAAGCCTTGCAAACTGCGGTCGATGCCACCTTTAATATGCTGACGGTGGACGGGGATACCAGTACCAACGACACGGTGCTGATCCTGGCCAGCGGGCTGGCCGGCCACGAGGAATTGACGGAGGGCAGTGACGGCTACGCTGATTTTGTGGATGCCCTGACCTATGCTTGCGGGGATTTGGCCAGGAAGATTGCCGCCGACGGGGAGGGAGCGACGAAGCTGCTTGAGGTGGAAGTCAGGAACGCTCCCAGCCTCCGGGACGCCCGGCTGGTGGCCAAGGCAGTGGCTTCTTCCAATCTAGTGAAGACCGCCCTTTTTGGGGAAGATGCCAACTGGGGCCGGATTCTCTGTGCTGCCGGCTATTCGGGGGCCCAGTTTGACCCGTATAAAGTGGATATCTATTTAAAGAGCCGGGCCGGACAACTGCAAACAGCGGCTCAGGGAGCAGGCATTCCCTTTGATGAGGAGCAGGCGGCTCTGATTCTCAAGGAAAAGGAAATCACCTTTATCCTGGACCTGCACGGGGGAGAGGCCGGAGCCACGGCTTATACCTGTGATTTCTCCTACGATTACGTGAGGATCAATGCGGATTACCGGACTTAA
- the argB gene encoding acetylglutamate kinase, which translates to MVLTALEKAGILVEALPYIKKFHGKTIVIKYGGHAMLNNELKEAVIQDVILMKLVGMHPVLVHGGGPEINDMLKRLGIKSSFVQGLRVTDEETMAIVEMVLVGKVNKEIVALINHLGGKAVGFSGQDGNLIQAVKRSGEIDLGYVGDVKAINPEVVHTVIAQGYIPVIAPTGIGEDGKPYNINADYVAGELAAALKADKLILLTDVEGIFADYEDKSTLISSLHIDEVEELITRGIIAGGMIPKVECCVKALKAGVAKTHIIDGRLPHSILLEIFTDEGIGTEVVQ; encoded by the coding sequence CTGGTACTGACAGCTCTGGAAAAGGCGGGCATTTTGGTGGAAGCCCTGCCCTATATTAAGAAATTCCACGGGAAGACCATCGTCATCAAATACGGCGGCCATGCCATGTTGAACAATGAATTAAAAGAAGCGGTCATACAAGATGTAATTTTGATGAAGCTGGTAGGGATGCACCCCGTACTGGTGCACGGCGGGGGCCCGGAAATCAACGACATGCTGAAGCGGCTGGGTATAAAATCTTCCTTTGTGCAGGGACTGCGGGTAACCGATGAGGAAACCATGGCCATTGTGGAGATGGTTCTCGTGGGCAAGGTCAACAAGGAGATTGTGGCCCTCATTAACCACCTGGGCGGTAAGGCCGTCGGTTTCAGCGGGCAGGACGGCAACCTCATTCAAGCCGTCAAGCGGAGCGGCGAAATAGACCTGGGCTATGTAGGCGATGTGAAGGCCATCAACCCGGAAGTTGTCCACACGGTGATTGCCCAGGGATACATCCCGGTCATCGCCCCCACGGGTATCGGGGAGGACGGGAAACCCTATAACATCAACGCCGATTACGTGGCCGGTGAACTGGCCGCCGCTTTGAAGGCGGATAAACTGATCCTGCTTACCGATGTGGAAGGCATCTTTGCCGATTACGAGGATAAGTCCACCCTGATTTCCTCCCTCCACATTGATGAAGTGGAAGAACTTATCACCCGGGGCATCATCGCCGGGGGCATGATCCCGAAAGTGGAGTGCTGCGTGAAAGCGCTGAAAGCGGGGGTGGCGAAAACCCACATTATTGACGGCCGTTTGCCCCATTCCATCCTGTTGGAGATCTTTACTGATGAGGGGATTGGCACGGAAGTGGTGCAATAA
- a CDS encoding acetylornithine transaminase — MNNESIIAAGKQYVMNTYGRLPLALVKGEGARVWDADGKVYLDFVSGLAVNSLGHGHPALVQAIQEQAAQLIHVSNLYWIKPQVELAKLLVENSCFDKVFFCNSGAEANEGAIKLARKYAKKHLGEDKFEIITMKKSFHGRTLATLTATGQEKFHQGYSPLPPGFKYVPFNDLQALAEAISPNTCAVMLEPIQGEGGVYPAEQEYLQAVRRWCDEKGLLLIFDEVQTGVGRSGELFAYQTYGVEPDIMTLAKGLAGGVPIGALLAKEQVAAAFQPGDHASTFGGNPLATASGVAVLKTILADGFLPGVKEMSSYFFSKLNELQTKYPVVKEVRGKGLLIGVELHIPAAGVVSACREKGLLVNGVGEKTLRFLPPLIITKADVDEAVAILDEALCQACLED; from the coding sequence ATGAACAACGAGAGTATTATCGCAGCCGGAAAGCAATACGTGATGAACACATACGGGCGGCTGCCGTTAGCCCTGGTCAAGGGGGAAGGGGCCAGGGTTTGGGATGCGGACGGGAAGGTATATTTGGATTTTGTCTCCGGGTTGGCCGTCAACTCCCTGGGACATGGCCACCCGGCCCTGGTGCAAGCCATTCAGGAGCAGGCAGCCCAGCTTATTCACGTGTCTAATTTGTACTGGATTAAACCCCAGGTAGAGCTTGCTAAACTGCTGGTGGAAAACTCCTGCTTCGACAAAGTGTTTTTCTGCAACAGCGGGGCCGAAGCCAACGAAGGTGCCATAAAACTGGCCCGCAAGTATGCCAAAAAGCACCTGGGCGAAGACAAGTTTGAAATCATCACCATGAAGAAGTCATTCCACGGCCGGACCCTGGCCACCTTGACGGCCACGGGCCAGGAAAAATTCCATCAAGGCTACAGCCCGCTGCCGCCTGGTTTTAAATATGTGCCCTTCAATGACCTGCAAGCTTTGGCGGAGGCCATAAGTCCCAACACCTGTGCCGTGATGCTGGAGCCCATTCAAGGGGAGGGCGGGGTCTACCCGGCGGAGCAGGAGTACTTGCAAGCCGTGCGCCGGTGGTGTGATGAGAAAGGATTGCTTCTGATTTTTGATGAAGTCCAGACCGGCGTGGGCAGGAGCGGTGAACTGTTTGCCTATCAGACCTACGGGGTAGAACCAGACATCATGACCCTGGCGAAGGGATTGGCCGGCGGTGTCCCCATCGGGGCTTTGCTGGCTAAGGAGCAAGTGGCGGCGGCTTTCCAGCCGGGAGATCATGCTTCCACCTTTGGCGGCAATCCCTTGGCGACGGCTTCCGGCGTGGCCGTCTTGAAGACAATCCTGGCGGACGGCTTTTTGCCCGGCGTTAAAGAAATGAGCAGTTATTTTTTCAGTAAACTCAACGAACTGCAAACCAAATATCCCGTCGTGAAAGAAGTCCGGGGTAAGGGCCTGTTAATCGGGGTGGAGCTGCACATTCCCGCCGCCGGTGTAGTCAGCGCCTGCCGTGAAAAGGGGCTGCTGGTCAACGGCGTAGGCGAGAAAACCTTACGCTTCTTGCCGCCGCTCATTATAACCAAGGCGGATGTGGATGAGGCCGTCGCTATCCTGGATGAAGCCCTGTGCCAGGCATGCCTAGAAGATTAA
- the argF gene encoding ornithine carbamoyltransferase, whose protein sequence is MTMLVEMNKKFKGRDFLSLKDYTPEEINYLLDVAGDLKYKQKNGIPHRYLAGKTLGMIFQKNSTRTRVSFEVGMYQLGGMALFLSANDLQLGRGETIKDTALTLSRYLDGIMIRTYSHDEVVELAQHATIPVINGLTDLLHPCQVLADLMTIQEHKGRLAGLKMTYIGDGNNMAHSLMYGGAKMGMHVVIACPAGYTPKEEIVQEATQIAAATGGSITVTHDIQGAAQDADVFYTDVWASMGHEKQVEERKRAFASFQVNTELLKLAKPDVIVLHCLPAHRGEEITDEVIDGPHSVVFDEAENRLHAQKAIMALLMA, encoded by the coding sequence ATGACTATGTTGGTGGAAATGAACAAGAAATTCAAGGGACGGGATTTCCTGTCGCTGAAGGATTACACACCGGAGGAAATCAATTATCTCCTGGATGTGGCCGGGGACTTGAAATACAAGCAGAAAAACGGTATTCCCCACCGGTACCTGGCGGGAAAAACCCTGGGTATGATTTTCCAGAAAAACTCCACCCGGACGAGGGTTTCTTTTGAAGTAGGGATGTACCAGTTGGGCGGCATGGCTCTGTTCCTTTCCGCCAATGACCTGCAGCTGGGCCGGGGGGAAACCATCAAGGATACAGCCTTGACTCTGTCCCGCTACCTGGACGGCATCATGATCCGGACTTACAGCCATGACGAGGTGGTGGAACTGGCCCAGCATGCCACCATCCCGGTCATTAACGGTTTGACGGACCTGCTGCACCCGTGTCAAGTCCTGGCGGATTTGATGACCATCCAGGAGCATAAGGGCCGTTTGGCCGGTTTGAAGATGACCTATATCGGCGACGGTAACAACATGGCCCATTCCCTCATGTACGGCGGGGCCAAGATGGGCATGCATGTGGTGATTGCTTGCCCGGCCGGTTACACACCCAAGGAGGAAATAGTCCAAGAAGCCACCCAGATAGCGGCCGCCACCGGCGGGAGTATCACCGTCACCCATGACATCCAAGGTGCGGCCCAAGATGCGGACGTGTTCTACACCGACGTCTGGGCCAGTATGGGCCATGAAAAACAAGTAGAAGAGAGAAAAAGGGCCTTTGCTTCCTTTCAGGTGAACACCGAATTGCTGAAACTGGCCAAACCCGATGTGATCGTGCTGCACTGCCTGCCGGCCCACCGCGGGGAAGAGATCACCGATGAAGTCATCGACGGGCCCCATTCCGTGGTCTTTGACGAAGCGGAAAACCGGCTCCATGCCCAGAAAGCCATCATGGCCCTGTTGATGGCCTAA
- a CDS encoding HicB family protein produces the protein MVYVFPAVFTPCDYGYAIRFPDLPGTNSQGRDMAEAIYMARDALATWLDYLLDEKQPIPTPSKPNEISLKDGEFVTIIDVDMQAYRRRKNSKAVKKTLSIPAWLNEEAEAANVNFSAILQDALKAYLGIREPKY, from the coding sequence ATGGTATATGTCTTTCCTGCTGTTTTTACGCCGTGTGATTACGGATATGCAATCCGTTTTCCTGATTTGCCTGGAACCAATAGCCAGGGTAGGGATATGGCCGAAGCAATCTATATGGCCCGTGATGCTTTAGCAACTTGGCTCGATTATCTTCTGGACGAAAAACAGCCTATTCCAACTCCTTCAAAACCTAATGAAATCAGTCTAAAGGATGGCGAATTCGTCACGATAATTGATGTAGATATGCAGGCTTACCGGCGTCGTAAGAACTCCAAGGCAGTCAAAAAGACTCTGTCAATTCCTGCCTGGTTAAACGAAGAAGCTGAAGCCGCCAACGTCAACTTCTCGGCCATACTGCAGGACGCTTTAAAGGCTTACTTAGGCATCCGTGAACCTAAATATTAG
- a CDS encoding type II toxin-antitoxin system HicA family toxin: MKRRDLIKKLRAAGWYLVRHGHDHDIYRHDNPPGERILVQVPRHREINEVTAKQILKDAGLK; encoded by the coding sequence ATGAAGAGACGGGACTTAATAAAGAAACTCAGGGCTGCCGGATGGTACCTGGTCAGACACGGGCACGATCACGATATCTACAGGCACGACAACCCACCCGGCGAAAGGATTTTGGTCCAAGTCCCAAGACACAGAGAAATAAACGAAGTCACTGCCAAGCAGATTCTAAAAGACGCGGGGCTGAAATAA
- the thiT gene encoding energy-coupled thiamine transporter ThiT: MESAGEEVSSLETVISIFQDLSEISATTWYLLGGLVTLSVLGLAAKPQAKVNVKALVYGGLLISMAFVLSYIRLYRWPQGGSITPASMLPIFVYAYVFGPRAGITAGAAYGLLQLIQDPYILHPVQVMLDYIIAFAALGLAGFAPRNPSWGILLGGFGRFFSSFLSGVIFFGSYAPEGMSPIIYSLLVNGLIIGTETLVCLAVSLLPQIRHMIRAMKSETVAKGYQG, translated from the coding sequence ATGGAAAGTGCAGGAGAGGAGGTGAGTAGTTTGGAAACGGTCATCAGCATCTTTCAAGACTTGTCCGAAATCTCCGCCACCACTTGGTACCTCCTTGGTGGCCTGGTGACCTTGTCCGTCCTCGGCTTGGCCGCCAAACCCCAAGCCAAGGTCAACGTCAAAGCCCTGGTTTACGGGGGCCTTTTGATCTCCATGGCCTTTGTGCTGTCCTATATCAGGTTGTACCGGTGGCCCCAAGGGGGCTCCATCACCCCGGCCAGCATGCTGCCCATCTTTGTCTATGCTTATGTTTTCGGTCCCCGGGCCGGGATTACCGCCGGTGCCGCTTACGGCTTGCTGCAGCTCATTCAAGACCCGTACATTCTCCATCCCGTACAAGTGATGCTGGATTACATCATCGCTTTTGCCGCTTTAGGCCTGGCCGGTTTCGCGCCGCGCAACCCGAGCTGGGGCATCCTGCTGGGAGGTTTCGGCCGGTTCTTCTCCAGTTTTTTATCCGGGGTGATCTTCTTCGGGTCATACGCCCCGGAAGGGATGAGCCCGATCATTTACTCCCTGCTGGTCAACGGATTGATTATCGGCACGGAAACCCTGGTCTGTTTAGCCGTGTCTTTACTGCCCCAGATCAGGCATATGATCAGGGCCATGAAATCGGAGACCGTAGCAAAAGGATACCAGGGATGA
- a CDS encoding isochorismatase family protein yields MEKFTLNAAESLLLVIDIQDRLVAAMSHGAQVIEKTGILLQVAKKLNIPAIVTEQYPKGLGRTVAELPIQEAKVFEKITFTGYTPEVAEALREANRKKIIVTGMETHVCVFQTVRDLLQHGYQVFVVEDAVCSRWKMNFKSGISLMAAMGAVITNTETVFFDLMKKAGTPEFKELSKLIK; encoded by the coding sequence GTGGAAAAGTTTACATTAAACGCGGCGGAATCCCTGCTGCTGGTAATTGACATCCAGGATCGGTTGGTGGCGGCCATGAGTCACGGTGCACAGGTCATTGAGAAAACCGGTATCTTGCTGCAAGTGGCCAAGAAACTGAACATCCCGGCCATCGTGACGGAGCAATATCCCAAAGGCTTGGGCCGTACCGTAGCTGAACTGCCCATTCAGGAGGCCAAGGTTTTCGAGAAGATTACCTTTACCGGTTACACCCCGGAAGTGGCGGAAGCTTTGCGGGAAGCCAACCGGAAAAAGATCATCGTCACCGGCATGGAAACCCACGTTTGCGTTTTCCAGACGGTGCGGGACCTGCTGCAGCACGGCTACCAGGTCTTTGTGGTGGAAGATGCCGTGTGTTCCCGTTGGAAAATGAACTTCAAAAGCGGCATTTCTTTAATGGCCGCCATGGGTGCCGTTATTACCAACACGGAAACCGTATTCTTTGATCTAATGAAAAAAGCCGGCACGCCTGAGTTTAAAGAGCTTTCCAAGTTAATTAAATAA
- a CDS encoding spore coat protein: protein MVSLLQSMMGGAGFKMNDQVIANDALMGLKGGAVAYLGAILESATPEVRRLYSEYLTQMIMAHEAMTTLAVKKGWYQPYLSAGEQLKVTYQQAEWVLNTQ from the coding sequence ATGGTATCGTTGCTGCAAAGTATGATGGGTGGTGCCGGTTTCAAAATGAACGACCAGGTCATCGCCAACGATGCCCTGATGGGATTAAAAGGAGGGGCAGTGGCGTACTTAGGCGCCATTCTGGAATCGGCTACTCCGGAAGTAAGACGGTTGTACTCGGAATACCTGACCCAGATGATCATGGCCCACGAGGCGATGACCACCTTGGCGGTGAAGAAAGGCTGGTACCAGCCGTATCTTTCCGCCGGTGAACAACTGAAAGTCACTTACCAGCAGGCGGAATGGGTCCTCAATACCCAGTAG